In Sorghum bicolor cultivar BTx623 chromosome 8, Sorghum_bicolor_NCBIv3, whole genome shotgun sequence, one genomic interval encodes:
- the LOC8079897 gene encoding aspartic proteinase Asp1, which yields MAPRWAPPAGLVVLVALLALLLAAAAVVRGDKPVRGGASSSVAGVETEASSAVFPLYGDVYPHGLYYVAMNIGNPPKPYFLDVDTGSDLTWLQCDAPCRSCNKVPHPLYRPTKNKLVPCVDQLCASLHNGLNRKHKCDSPYEQCDYVIKYADQGSSTGVLVNDSFALRLANGSVVRPSLAFGCGYDQQVSSGEMSPTDGVLGLGTGSVSLLSQFKQHGVTKNVVGHCLSLRGGGFLFFGDDLVPYQRVTWTPMVRSPLRNYYSPGSASLYFGDQSLRVKLTEVVFDSGSSFTYFAAQPYQALVTALKGDLSRTLKEVSDPSLPLCWKGKKPFKSVLDVKKEFKSLVLNFGNGNKAFMEIPPQNYLIVTKYGNACLGILNGSEVGLKDLSILGDITMQDQMVIYDNEKGQIGWIRAPCDRIPNDNTIDGFDERYCWPQFPGIMGLPNEDCPAYYRSNKE from the exons ATGGCTCCGAGGTGGGCCCCGCCCGCTGGCCTCGTCGTGCTTGTGGCGCTGCTCGCGCtgctgctggcggcggcggcggtggtgcgcggggACAAGCCCGTGAGGGGTGGGGCGTCCAGCTCCGTCGCCGGCGTGGAGACCGAGGCGTCCTCCGCCGTCTTCCCGCTCTACGGCGACGTCTACCCGCACGG CTTGTACTATGTGGCCATGAACATCGGCAACCCGCCCAAGCCATACTTCCTGGACGTCGACACCGGCAGCGATCTCACCTGGCTGCAGTGCGACGCGCCCTGCAGGAGCTGCAACAAG GTGCCACACCCACTCTACCGGCCAACAAAGAACAAGCTGGTGCCATGCGTGGATCAACTGTGTGCTTCCCTCCACAACGGGCTAAACAGGAAACACAAATGTGATTCACCATATGAGCAATGCGACTATGTGATTAAGTATGCAGATCAGGGGTCATCCACCGGTGTGCTTGTCAATGACAGCTTCGCGCTCCGACTCGCAAATGGCTCTGTTGTCCGCCCCAGTCTGGCGTTCGG GTGTGGTTATGATCAACAGGTCAGCAGCGGTGAGATGTCGCCTACTGACGGTGTGCTTGGGCTTGGGACTGGATCAGTTAGCTTACTTTCACAGTTCAAACAGCATGGAGTCACCAAGAACGTGGTTGGCCACTGCCTCAGCCTAAGAGGtggcgggttcctcttctttggtGATGATCTTGTGCCTTATCAACGTGTGACATGGACTCCTATGGTTCGCAGTCCTCTCCG GAATTACTATTCCCCTGGCTCAGCAAGTCTGTACTTTGGTGACCAGTCACTGCGTGTGAAACTGACGGAAGTAGTCTTTGACAGTGGAAGCTCATTCACCTACTTTGCTGCACAGCCATATCAAGCACTTGTCACCGCT CTTAAGGGTGACCTAAGCAGGACGCTGAAAGAGGTATCTGATCCCTCTCTTCCTCTGTGCTGGAAAGGGAAGAAACCATTCAAATCTGTGCTTGATGTGAAAAAGGAATTCAAATCTTTGGTGCTGAACTTTGGCAATGGCAACAAGGCGTTCATGGAGATCCCTCCTCAAAACTACCTCATTGTTACA AAATACGGTAATGCCTGTTTGGGCATCCTCAATGGATCCGAAGTCGGTCTCAAGGATCTGAGCATTCTTGGAG ACATTACGATGCAGGATCAGATGGTGATTTATGACAATGAGAAAGGGCAAATTGGATGGATTCGTGCACCTTGTGATAGAATCCCCAA CGACAATACCATTGATGGATTTGATGAACGTTATTGTTGGCCTCAATTCCCGGGGATCATGGGTCTTCCGAATGAAGATTGCCCAGCCTATTACCGTTCAAACAAAGAGTGA